The sequence ccgcgctgcagctgagcctggaCGGGAAGCGGCTCTACGTGACCAACTCCTTCTACAGCACCTGGGACCGGCAGTTCTACCCCAGCCTGATCAAGTGAGCCCCTCCCGGCTGCCCGGGGCTTCCCGGGCCAGGGTGGGAGCGGGGAAGGGGCCGCGACCCCCCCGAGGCTGCCCCGGAGCCGCTGCCGGCCGGGTCGGGATCGGGCAGAGCCCGGGCTGAGCTCAGCGCAAGGGGGTCCGGCCTGGCCGGGCAGAGCCTGAGCCGAGCCcgggggagctggggaggggaaacGGCGCCGAGCCCGTCCTGGATGGATTTATGCCcgtcctgagggagctggggaggggaaacGGCCCCGAGCCCCTTCTGAATGGAATCGTGCCcgtcctgagggagctggggacccaaaggtgtccctgtgcccatcctgtcccctccctcGGGAATTGCGGACCCCCAGCCGCCCCCATCCCAGCCCGTGCCGCTGGCCCCGGGCCCGGGGGTCGCTGTCCGGGGCAGCTCCGGGCGGGCTCGGTGCGGGCCGGGGGTCGCTGTCGCCCTGAGCCGCCGCTGTCCCCGCGCAGGGAGGGCTCGGTTATGCTGCAGCTCGACGTGGACACGGACAAGGGCGGCCTGAGCGTCAACAAGAACTTCCTGGTGGATTTCGGCAAGGAGCCCAACGGGCCGTGCCTGGCGCACCAGATCCGCTTCCCCGGCGGCGATGCCAAGTCCGTGACCCTGCCCTGAGcggcgccggcagcgccgcgctCGGCAAACGGCGCCGGGGCGGGATCGGGGTCCCGGGGGGAAATTGGGGCTGTGGGGTGCCCCGGgtgatggggctgggggggatcgGGGCTTTGGGGTGCCCCGGGTGATTCTGGGCTTTAGGGTCCCACGGGGGATTCCTGCTTTGGGGTCCCCTCGGGTGATTTCGGGGTTCGGGGTCCGCCGGgccattccctgtccctgtccccgtccccgtccctgtccctgctttcCCTGCCATCAATAAAGTTGTTTCCTGCATCAGCCGCCGCTTGCCGAGGCTCATTCCCGGAAAATCCCGGGACAAACAAATCCCGGGGGGGCCGCGGGCGGAGCCGGGACCGCGGGAAGGGTCTGAGGGAAATTCCCGGCGCTGCCTCTTTTCCCGGGGTTTGCTTCCAGATGGGCATTTTATCCCCATTTGTCAGCtattttccccctatttttctcgattttatatttctattttccccctattttcttcctattttttcctctattttatCTTTATTCTTCTCTATTTCCCCTCGATTTTATCCATATTTTACCACTATTTTATCCctacttaatttttattttattcctattCTATCCCCCTATTATCCCTAGCTTATCTTTAGGCAAcaaaagaggagggaaaaatgtcagaaaatgacttttttttaaaatccaaattGCCAAAAGTGcccaaaaccctaaaaaaagagggaaattcAGCTGCTGGAAGGAGAATTTTATTGTAAGTTTTGATTTTTGATCAGAAATCTCAGAGATGATTTTTAGGAGAGGCTGCTTTGCGAGCAGATGAAGCCCCAggcaccccaaattccctgggAAAAGGAATGGAGAGAGGAAAGGTGTgtggaaaaaatgggataaatCCTGAATTTCCTGGGATCAAAGGCAGATGGTGGAGGTGCAGTACCCACATTCCCTAATATTCCCAAATATTCTGTCGCCCAGAGAAATCAGGATATCCATGATCAGCCCTTCTCGAGGGAATTCCAGAGGAAAATCAGGGAATGGGAGCAGAGAATTCCGGCGGGCTCACAGCCAGATGTCGGAGGTGCAGTCCCacatttccccattcccaatcatTCCCGGATATTCCCAGATTTCCCTGGCATTCCAGCGGGCTCACAGCCAGATGTCGGAGGTGCAGTCCCacattcccccattcccaatcaTTCCCGGATATTCCCAGATTTCCCCGGCGTTCCAGCGGGCTCACAGCCAGATGTCGGAGGTGCAGTCCCacattcccccattcccaatcaTTCCCGGATATTCCCAGATTTCCCTGGCGTTCCAGCGGGCTCACAGCCAGATGTCGGAGGTGCAGTCCCCCCCCGGGTAGCGCACCTCGTGCGCCAGGCAGGGCCCGCCCGGCTCCTTCCCGAAAtccagcaggaatttggggttgaCGGCCAGGCCCCCCCGCGCCGTGTCCAcgtccagctgcagcagcaccgagccctccctgcagccattgAACAAAAATAACGGGGGCTGCGACTAAAACCGAACTAATCATCAATTAATAAcccaaaattcatcccaaaattccccatcaAAATTTGGAATTACCAACCAATTAATACCAATTAATAACACATTATGAATCAATTACAAACCAATTAAAAACCAATTAGTTTAAATGCCATTTAACAATCAACTAATAATCAATTAACCAATCAATAACCAATTAATAATCAGCAACCAATAAGAATCAACAAGCAGTTATAAACTAATTAATGATCAATTAATAACCAATTAATAACTGATCAATAATCAGTAACTAATAATAACCAACAACTAACTGTTAACCAATTTTACCCAATTATTACCCAATAAGTACCCAATACATACCCAGCCAATACCCAATCAGTACCCAATCGATACCCAGCCAATACCCAGCCCATAGGCCGTTATTGATCATTATGTCTCACTTGAGCAGGCCGGGGTAGAACTGCCGGTCCCAGGCGCTGAACAGCGACGTGGTCACGTAGAGCCGGCGCCCgtccaggctgagctgcagcatctGCGGCCCCCCCGGGATCCGCTTCCCCTGAATTGGGAAAAACCATCCAGGGGCTCTGAAATCCCGGAGTTGGCAACGGCCAGGCCCCagatttggggagaaaatggaattttaggggaaaaacCATCCAGGGGCTCTGAAATCCCAGACTCAGGAATGGCCAGCTCTGgggagaatttttttcccctaatttcTTAATTCCACGatttttttctgagggaaaattgggatttctgGAATGAAACTCATCCCTGAGGAAGCAAAATCCAGGTCGGAACAACCTCAGGAGGGGTTATGGATGTCGGGAATTTCCAAAAATCCAGGAagaatcagggaaaaaaatttgggattcTTCACCTGGATCACGCATGGTTCCGGCTGATCCTGCAATTCCCGATCCTCCACTACGGTCACAGCTCCTCCTTTGGAGATGCTGCCTCCCAGAAAAACCTGGAAAACCGttaaaatccatggaaaatctGAATGAATCCCTTCAAAACCAAGGGAATTAGGTTTTTTTGGAatttcctcctcacctgccccaccagtttggggtttttgggatcgGAGATGTCGTACTGACGCACGTCCCCGTGCAGCCAGTTGCTGAAGTACAGGAATCTGTCGTCCAGGGAAATCAGGATATCCGTGATCAGCCCTTCCCAAAGAATTCCAGAGGAAAATCAGGGAATGGGAGCAAAgagaatccccaaaatccccaaattcccacgtGGAAACGCCAAAAAATGGGGTTGGGAAGGAGTTGGATTATtccagaatccctgaggaaatCCAGACTCAAATTCCAAGGATTTTCCTGGAAAATCCcacccccagcacagagcaaatCCCACTCCGGGGTTCCTTTGCTCATCCCAAAATTCTTCCTCAAAAAAAACCGTCcaatatttggaattttttgccATTTAAGGATAGAATCGCGCCAAAATCCTCTCTTGATCCAtgagaaaattcccaaatttctcccacTGACCTGGCATCTCCGGGAGAAGCCATCCCTGGACTTTCTTGCTGGGCACCTCAATCACCTTCTCCgcttcccattttccttcctgaGAATGGAAAACATCGAATTAATTCCCAAAATTCATGGAATATCCACGCCACCCCACAATCCCACAGTGATAAAACCTGAGAGTTCCCTaaaactcctggaattccatggaaaaacccaagaattccatggaaaagccCTTCAAACCCTCTGGAATTTCatgaaaaaccccacaattccCAGCGGATTTTCTCCAAAAACCCAGGAATTCCACGGAAAAAGGCCCGATTCTCTGAcatctcccccaaatccccgaGCTCACGGGGTTCCTGTAGAATCTCCGGATGTCCccgctgagggcacagcccacGAAGCCCTGGGCGGCGCTGGGGTCGTGCAGGAATCGGATCTCCAGCGGGATGGAGCCCACGCCCAGGTCCAGCTCCTGCACCAGGCGCCGCTCCCGCCAGTCCCACACGTTGATGTGCCGCCCGTAGTGCCCTGGAAAGGGGAGATATTCCCTAAATTCCTGTTTTCTATGGAGTAGTCAGCGGTTCGGAGTGAAACTGGGGGTAAAAGTGGGAttgaaaaaaattgggatttttccagGGGTTTCAGAAGTGGGAAATTGAATTTCTGAGGAGTTTTTAAGgtcaaaatttgcattttttgttAAGACTTTGCACACAAAGATTGAATTTTTTCAGagtttttttggattttttatgaGTTTCTGCTCTCAAAAATGGAATTTCCCAGATTTCCTACTGACCTTTCTCCACATCCTTGGGATTGAATCCCTGGGCCaggaccctggggacaccccactCGGTGCTGAGCAGGACGTTGTGCCGGGGCTGGTACCAGAAGTCATAGCCCAGATTTGGGACTTTTCCtccattttcccaatttccttTCACTTCAAAGGTTTCTCCATCCAGGAGGACGAAAGTGcctggaaaaaaattcccaaaaaaaggaGTTCAGAGTGATTTACAGAGCTTGAaataaagcaattttttaaaaactacacttactattattattattattattattattattattattattattattattattgctaataataataataatttctaaaattatttcacattattttattattggtAATAAAAACAATTTCCTAGGATTTTATATTTTCCTATAATAATTcctaaaattattttgctttaaataaagcaaattatttatgtatatctacttccatttttaaattaaatgaaacACAAAAGCAGTCTAGGAAATCAATGAAAAACCTGCAGGAATGTGCTAAAGATTCCAGGAAGATTCCACGTCTTCAATGGATTTTGCAGGATTTTGCACGGAAATGAATCCCTGCGGATGTTTTTATGGAATCTGCAGGAATTCCGAACCTTTTCCGTTGCCATCAGGATCCCCCAGGCAGCTGATGAGGATTTCCCCGGAGCCCAGGCAGTGGGAAGTGTGCGGGAACGCGGCGTTGGCCTTGCGGGCCAGCTCCTCGGCTTCCACCACCTGGAacgggggaaaatggggaaaattccaggaaaaatggggaagatTCCTCAGCTTCCACCATCTGGAATGGGGAATattctgggaaaaatggggaaagttCTTGGAAATGAGATGGCGGTGGGGGTAAATGGGGATTTGCGGTCAAAGGTTTGTGGGAATGTttgaagggaaaagggggaaaaaatgggaaaaagagaaaaaaatgggaagaaaggggaaaatcGGGGAATAAATAAATCAGGGAATAAAGGAAGAAATTGGCATAAAAGgatgagaaaagggaaaaatcagtgggaaaaagcagggaaaaaggggggaattCCAAACCTTGTGGAGCTTGGGAGCCCTGGGATCGGTGGCCACGTCCACGACGTAGACGCGGGAGGAGACGAGGCTGGGCAGGATCAGGAACCGCCGGGACTTGCCGGGGTCCCcgtggcagctgctgcaggcgtTCCAGCCCGAGTGGTGCAGCTCGTCCCCCACGTGCGGCATGGGCAGCCGGTGGATCACCTGTGGGACATCACTGTGAAATATCACCTGTGGGACATCACATCACCTGTGGAACATCACCTGGGAGACATCACCTGTGGGACATCACATCACCTGTGGAACATCACTTGTGGAACATCACTGTGAAATATCACCTGTGGAACATCACCTGTGGAACATCACCTGGGAAACATCACCTGTGGAACATCACCTGTGAAATATCCCCTGTGGAACAACACCTGTGGAACATCACTGTGAAATATCACCTGTGGAACATCACCTTTGAAATATCCCCTGTGGAACAACACCTGTGGAACATCACTGTGAAATATCACCTGTGGAACATCACCTGTGGAACATCACCTGTGGAACATCACCTGTGAAATATCACCTGTGAAACATCACCTGTATTACACCACCTGTGAAACCACGGGGATCCAGTTCCAGATCCCCCTTCCCCGAATTCCAGCATTgcttgtccctgccagggctgggaaggacTTGGGAGCCCGAATCTTCCTGGATGTGGGATGCCAGGTTCTCCTGGATCTTCCCAGATTCCCCCAGATTTTCCCAGATTCCCCTGGATCTTCCCAGATCTGGGATCCCGGGTTCTCCCGGATTTTTCCAGGTTCAGGATCCCAggttttcctgaatttttccaGATTCAGGACCCCAGGCTCTCCAGAAGTTTCCCAGATTCTCGTGGACTGGGGACCCCAGATTCCCCTGGATTTTCCCGGATTCAGGATCGCAGGCTCGCCCGGACTGGGGATCCCCCGGCTCTCCCAGGCCCTACCTGGCAGTACcgaggggatttgggatccacgTCCACGGTGGCCAGGAAGTCGGGAATGCCGATCCCGGTGTTCCGGTAGATGCAGGGCAGGTACAGCAGCTGCTCCCGGGGCCCTgcgggcacacctggggctcagATCCCCAATTCCAGAGCTCCCAGCAATTCCAGCATTTGGGAATGCCCAATTCCAGCACTTGCCTTTCATGGCCTCCAGAGGGCTGGCATAGCCCGGCCCGCACGCTCCgcattttcctgctggaaaagggcaaaATTCCATCACTTccacatcccaaaaatcctgggaatttggggccTTCCATTGGCTCCTCATTGGCAATTCCCCACTGCCATCTCCCAGCCTTAAATCCATGgaattccccattcccaattcctcattcccatttcccagcctCAAATCCAAGgagttccccattcccaattccttATTCCCAGCTTCTCATTCCCAATTCACAATTTTTGTGCCTTTGCTCATTCCAGGGGAAAAACCCATTGGAATTTATCCCAACTTTGGGCTCCCTGAGTTGTCCCAAAGTGCCAGATTAGGAGggataaatttgggattttagcaagggctagaaaaaaaaaagggagtttCTGTGCAATTCCAGGGTTTAATATCAAAAATATTCCAAGTTCCAGGGAGGAAAATCCAGAGTAAATTTGGGAAAATCAAATTCAAATTCAACTGCAAACAACAGAGGagccactgaaaaaaaatccaggaatttcAGGAATCTTCTCCCAAAAAAACAAGTTCTCAAGGGATTTAGGGAATTCATTTTTCACAACATTCCAGGATTTATTTCCTTCCATAATTCCCAAGTTTTTGAGCTCCCAGATCATACCAGGCGCGTCAATCATTCCCAAAGTTATTTATTGACTTCCAGGAACTTGGacccaaaaaaattcctcaaaaaattCCACTTGGGAGTGAAAAAAATTCCAGGAAATTCAGCATATCTTTGGTTAGAATATTGATATTTTTTGGCTACACATTCCTGCTACTAATTCCTCATGTTTTGCTGGGtttgatcccaaaattcctgataTTTCCCCCCTGTTTTGAACTCCTGTTTCCCATGGAAACGGCTTGCAACTTTTTGGCCCCTCCCACTTTCCCCACAGAGCCAAAAGTCAAAGTTCCTGGAAATGCGAGGTTTTATCCTCACAAAACATAATCAGGAAAACGATCCTGGAAATCAAGGATTTATCCCCATAAATACGGAACACGTCAGGAAGAAGCCAAATCTGATCTTAAAGGATTTTTCCGAGGGTTTTTCCTGTTCCCAAGCAGCAAATCCAGGAGTTTCTCCCAGTTTTTGGAAGTTTAGGGATTATAAATTCCCAATTAATTCGAGGGAAAATGGATTTTAATGAAGGAATTCGAGCTCTTAATTAAAACCCACGGGGTTTTTAGgggatatttaaatatttaaatccaGGGAAAAGCCGGACTTTCACCCCCCCCAACCCCGGGAAGCCAAAAGCAgcaaattttggtttttttgggattgttggggattttgggatctctTACCCATCCTGAACcgggctgggaatgggaattccaggagtttTCGTTGGATTTTTACGGAGAAACAGCCGGGAAAGGGTCGGACACCcagggggaaaggggagggcTGTGGGAGAGGAGGAGCCAAGGGGAGGATCCCGGGCACGGAAAAAACAAAATTCCGCCTTAAAACGCCAAAGGGAAACTTCCAAACTTCTCCCTCCGCGGAATTCCCGCTTTCCCCCCcgattttctcctttttattccaagttttcctgacttttttccagcctggagaaggaatTTGGGAATAGAGAAGGAGGGAGGAGTTTTGGTTCAAAACCTCGGGATTTTCGGAATGTTTCCTGGGAATTCTCTCCCAAGGGATTTCAgcaactttaaaaaatattttgtggcattcctgggtgaaaaaaaaaaatcctctggaGAATCAGGATTTCACTCCTAATTCCTGCTGGCGTTGTCCCTAAtgagaattaattaattaattaataatttagtATGGAATTTTTAAGGAAtctgcccttttcccccctccttccAGGTAATGTTTATTTTGGAatttccaaaatatttccatttttttacaTCCCTGCTTTTTTCCACGAACcaccaggaaaagcaggaaaaaaaagggattctTCTGCTATGAATAAAAGAGATGTAAATGATTATTTTGGGGTCGTTCCTTTATTATTGAAGATATTTAAattcttaattatttttccttttttctttggcAGTTTTACCAACACCTGCCCCAGGTGAGAGATTTTGCCCTCAGCTGGATATCTTTGGCCTCAGGGGTAGAATTTGTGCCCTCAGCTGGACGATTTTGGCCTCAGGGGGAGCTTTATTGCCCTCAGGTGGAGAATTTTGGCCTCAGGTGGAGAAGTGGAGCATTATTGCCCTCAGGTGGAGTATTTTTGCCCTCAGGTGGACAATTTTGCCCTCATGGGTAGAATTTCTGCCCTCAGGTAAACGATTTTGGCCTGAGGTGTGAGATTTCGGCCCCGAGCATCCCTCAGCTGTGAGGGCTGACCGCTGCTCACGGCCCGCCCGGCCCTGAG is a genomic window of Zonotrichia albicollis isolate bZonAlb1 chromosome 30, bZonAlb1.hap1, whole genome shotgun sequence containing:
- the LOC102071147 gene encoding methanethiol oxidase isoform X1, which gives rise to MLRRRRRMKMVMKKKKELSLALLALSGKCGACGPGYASPLEAMKGPREQLLYLPCIYRNTGIGIPDFLATVDVDPKSPRYCQVIHRLPMPHVGDELHHSGWNACSSCHGDPGKSRRFLILPSLVSSRVYVVDVATDPRAPKLHKVVEAEELARKANAAFPHTSHCLGSGEILISCLGDPDGNGKGTFVLLDGETFEVKGNWENGGKVPNLGYDFWYQPRHNVLLSTEWGVPRVLAQGFNPKDVEKGHYGRHINVWDWRERRLVQELDLGVGSIPLEIRFLHDPSAAQGFVGCALSGDIRRFYRNPEGKWEAEKVIEVPSKKVQGWLLPEMPGLITDILISLDDRFLYFSNWLHGDVRQYDISDPKNPKLVGQVFLGGSISKGGAVTVVEDRELQDQPEPCVIQGKRIPGGPQMLQLSLDGRRLYVTTSLFSAWDRQFYPGLLKEGSVLLQLDVDTARGGLAVNPKFLLDFGKEPGGPCLAHEVRYPGGDCTSDIWL
- the LOC102071147 gene encoding methanethiol oxidase isoform X2, translated to MAGKCGACGPGYASPLEAMKGPREQLLYLPCIYRNTGIGIPDFLATVDVDPKSPRYCQVIHRLPMPHVGDELHHSGWNACSSCHGDPGKSRRFLILPSLVSSRVYVVDVATDPRAPKLHKVVEAEELARKANAAFPHTSHCLGSGEILISCLGDPDGNGKGTFVLLDGETFEVKGNWENGGKVPNLGYDFWYQPRHNVLLSTEWGVPRVLAQGFNPKDVEKGHYGRHINVWDWRERRLVQELDLGVGSIPLEIRFLHDPSAAQGFVGCALSGDIRRFYRNPEGKWEAEKVIEVPSKKVQGWLLPEMPGLITDILISLDDRFLYFSNWLHGDVRQYDISDPKNPKLVGQVFLGGSISKGGAVTVVEDRELQDQPEPCVIQGKRIPGGPQMLQLSLDGRRLYVTTSLFSAWDRQFYPGLLKEGSVLLQLDVDTARGGLAVNPKFLLDFGKEPGGPCLAHEVRYPGGDCTSDIWL
- the LOC102071147 gene encoding methanethiol oxidase isoform X3 gives rise to the protein MGKCGACGPGYASPLEAMKGPREQLLYLPCIYRNTGIGIPDFLATVDVDPKSPRYCQVIHRLPMPHVGDELHHSGWNACSSCHGDPGKSRRFLILPSLVSSRVYVVDVATDPRAPKLHKVVEAEELARKANAAFPHTSHCLGSGEILISCLGDPDGNGKGTFVLLDGETFEVKGNWENGGKVPNLGYDFWYQPRHNVLLSTEWGVPRVLAQGFNPKDVEKGHYGRHINVWDWRERRLVQELDLGVGSIPLEIRFLHDPSAAQGFVGCALSGDIRRFYRNPEGKWEAEKVIEVPSKKVQGWLLPEMPGLITDILISLDDRFLYFSNWLHGDVRQYDISDPKNPKLVGQVFLGGSISKGGAVTVVEDRELQDQPEPCVIQGKRIPGGPQMLQLSLDGRRLYVTTSLFSAWDRQFYPGLLKEGSVLLQLDVDTARGGLAVNPKFLLDFGKEPGGPCLAHEVRYPGGDCTSDIWL